A segment of the Streptomyces sp. NBC_00376 genome:
GCTGGCCGAGGCGGCCGACCCGCCGAAGGTCGTGGTGATCACCACCTTCGAGAACGACGGCTACGTCACCGCCGCCCTCAGCGCGGGCGCCAGCGGCTTCGTCCTCAAGCGCCTCCCGGTCCGCCGGATCGCCGAGGCGGTCCGGGTGGTGGCGGCGGGCGAGGCGGTCCTCTTCCCGGCCGCACTGGGCCGCATGGTCGCCGCCCGCCCGCTGGGCTCCGCCGAGGCCCTGCCGCAGGCCGACCTGACCGGCCGGGAGGAGGAAGTGCTGCGCCTGATGGCCACCGGCCTCTCCAATCCGGAGATCGCGGGGTCCCTCACGGTGAGCCTGGAGACGGTCAAGACCCACGTCGGGAACGTACTGACCAAGCTCGGCGCTCAGAATCGCACCCATGCGGTGGTGATCGCGTACGAATCCGGCCTGATGGTCCCGGGCTTCACCGGCTGACCGGCTTCCGCCCCTCTTCCACGGCGTGGCTGCACACATGCAGTCCCCGGTAGTCCTTCTCGGTGCCGGGACTTTCAACCGTCGCTGGAAGCTCCGGATCCGGAGGATCTGCCGGGGGCCTGGCCAGAGCCAACGAGTGGGTCACTCGGGTCGGCGGACGTCTCTGCCGACGGTGCGGCTCGCTCTGGTTTTCTGGTGTATTGATGATTTTCCTCCTAATTTCTCACTGGTCAAGGGTTTGCTGCCTATTTCTCTCGCACGCCCGGACGCCGGTGGTCAGGGCGTCCGGGCGTGCCACGGTCCGGGGTCATGTGATCACCGTCACCCGATTTCTTCGGGTTTCGTGTCATCCGGATGAGGGGTGCCAGGCGTATGCCGGGTGAGACCGAGGAGATCCAGGAGTTGTTTGTTGACCGTCGAGGAGTTCGAAGAGTTCTACGCGCAGACGGCCGCCCGGCTGACGGGGCAGTTGTTCGTGATGCTCGGCGACCAGCACGAAGCGCAGGACGTGGTGCAGGAAGCCTTCGTCAAGGGGTGGAGCCGGCGGCGTCAGCTCGATCGTGACGGGCAGCCCGAGGCATGGATCCGCACGGTCGCCTGGCGGCTGGCGGTGAGCCGGTGGCGGGGGCGGCGGCGGGCGGCGGATGCCTGGCAGCGCAGTGGTGCGCCTCCCCATACGGAGCCGCCCGGGCCGGAGACGGTGGCCCTGGTGGAGGCGTTGCGGGAGCTGCCGTCCAAGCAGCGACGCACGCTGGCGCTGCACTACGTCTGCGATCTGACCGTCGAACAGATCGCCTCGGAGACCGGTCTGGCGGCCGGCACCGTCAAGACGCACCTGACCCGGGGCCGGGCCACGCTCTCTCATCGTCTGCTGGATCCGCGTACCGAGGAGGGGCCCTGTGTCTGAAGCCCATGACCCGTTGAGGTCCCTGTTCAAGGAAGCTGCCGCCGCCGGTCAGTCGCGGGCGCGTTCGGCGCCTCCGCCGTACATCACCGAGCGGGGCGAACGCGTACGCAGGCGCCGGGTCGTCGCGCTGACCGTGGGGGCCTGCCTGGCCTTCTCGGGTACGGGCGCGGCCGTGGCCTCGCTGTTGCCGGACGGCACGGGCACGACCGTCCCCGCCACCACTCCCTCGCCCGTTCCCTCGCCCCGGCTCTCGCCCTCGCCGAGCCCGCCGGCCTCGCCGAGTTCCACGAGCTCCACGCCCTCCTCGCCGCGGACCAGTCTGCCGCCGACGAGCCCCCCTCCTGAGAGCGCGTCGACGTCGCCGGCGGCGCCCAGCCGGAGCGTCACATTCCCGCCCTCCTGAACCTGACCGACCGACCTGCTGCCCGTTCCCGACCGGGCCATTCGGTGTGCGCTGAACCGACGCTGGAGATTGTGCTGTGAGCCTTTCCACCGCCCGACGGCCACGGCCGCCGCGCGAGCATCCGCCCCGCGGGGCCGAGGCCGCTCCCGGCGCGCCCCGCGACGCCCCGGCACCGGGCAGGAAGCCCTCGGCCCGGCCGGTGCTGCGGATCGGGCCCGCCGACCGTGAGGTGCTGTGGCTCTACCTGCTGACCCGGGTGGGCATCTGGACCACCGCCTACTGCACCCGTTTGCTGTTTCCCGACCGGGAAGGGACGCATCACGCCGGTTCCCTCCTCTCGTCGTGGCAGCGGTGGGACTGGTGGCACTACCTGCACATAGCCCAGTCCGGTTACTTCCCGGACGGGACCGGTCCCTGGACGGCCGACTGGGACAACAGGGAGGCCTTCTTCCCCGGCTTCCCGTTCCTGCTGCGGGCCGTGCACACCGTCGTGCCGAGCTGGGCGGCCGCCGGTGCGCTGATCTCGTTCGTCGCCGGAGGAGCCGCCGTACTGGCCCTGGGCCGGATCGCCCGGCTGCACCTGCCGCAGGACGGTGCGGGGCCGCGCGCGGCCATGTTCTTCCTGCTGTCCCCGTGCGCGGTCTTCCTCGCCGCCGGCTACACCGAGGCGCTCTTCCTCGCCTTCGCCCTCCCGGCCTGGCTGGCCGCCCAGCGGCTCAACTGGCCGCTGGCGGCCGTACTCACGTGTCTGGCCACCACCGTCCGGGTCAGCGGGCTCTTCCTCGCGGCGGCCCTCGCGGTCCACTTCCTGGTGACCGCCCGCACCCCCGCCCACTGGCGCCGTCTCCCCTGGCTGGCGCTGCCCGCCCTGCCGCCGCTGCTCCACAGCTGGTACCTCCACGCGCACACCGGCGACTGGATGGCCTGGAAGCACGCCGAGGAACGCGGCTGGTACCGCGACTTCCACGCCCCGTGGGAAGCGTGGCGGAACACCTGGCACGCCGCCTTCGGGCACTCCCAGGCCACCGGGTACGCCCTGATGTGCCAGGCCGAACTCCTCACCATGGTCGTCGGCCTGGTGCTGTGCGGCCTGCTGCTCCGGCGGCGGCGCTGGGCGGAGGCGGCGTACATCGCGCTCAGCCTGTGGGCGCTGGGCACGTCCTACTGGTACACCTCCATGCCCCGGGCGACCCTGCTGTGGTGGCCCCTGTGGACCGGGCTCGCCGCCTGGAGCCTGCGGAGTCCGCGTGTCAGGACCGTCTACCTCACCGTCGCGGCGCCCCTGACGACGATCGTCGCCGTCACCTTCCTCTCCGGGCGGTGGGCCGGCTGAACCGGCCCGCCCCCGAGGTCGGCCGAGGCTCTTCCAGAACCGGTCGTGGTGGTCCCGTGCGAAGTCCGCGCGCTGCCAGGTGTCCGAGGCCAGGGTCTGCACATGTCCGTCCGCGCCGCGGAAGCCGGGCCGGTCCGTCCGGCCGGACTCGGCGAAGCCCGCCCAGGTGCTGATCACCTTGCTCACCCTCCCGCCCGGCCCAGGTGGCACCGAAGCCCGCTAGGGGGCTTGCTGGTCCCGGGGGTGTCGGGCCGGTGACGGCCCCGGAGCCGGAGGA
Coding sequences within it:
- a CDS encoding response regulator, which translates into the protein MLLAAQPGITVVGEAADGVEAVERARSLRPDVVLMDVRMPRRNGIEATRQLLAEAADPPKVVVITTFENDGYVTAALSAGASGFVLKRLPVRRIAEAVRVVAAGEAVLFPAALGRMVAARPLGSAEALPQADLTGREEEVLRLMATGLSNPEIAGSLTVSLETVKTHVGNVLTKLGAQNRTHAVVIAYESGLMVPGFTG
- a CDS encoding SigE family RNA polymerase sigma factor, with translation MTVEEFEEFYAQTAARLTGQLFVMLGDQHEAQDVVQEAFVKGWSRRRQLDRDGQPEAWIRTVAWRLAVSRWRGRRRAADAWQRSGAPPHTEPPGPETVALVEALRELPSKQRRTLALHYVCDLTVEQIASETGLAAGTVKTHLTRGRATLSHRLLDPRTEEGPCV
- a CDS encoding mannosyltransferase family protein produces the protein MSLSTARRPRPPREHPPRGAEAAPGAPRDAPAPGRKPSARPVLRIGPADREVLWLYLLTRVGIWTTAYCTRLLFPDREGTHHAGSLLSSWQRWDWWHYLHIAQSGYFPDGTGPWTADWDNREAFFPGFPFLLRAVHTVVPSWAAAGALISFVAGGAAVLALGRIARLHLPQDGAGPRAAMFFLLSPCAVFLAAGYTEALFLAFALPAWLAAQRLNWPLAAVLTCLATTVRVSGLFLAAALAVHFLVTARTPAHWRRLPWLALPALPPLLHSWYLHAHTGDWMAWKHAEERGWYRDFHAPWEAWRNTWHAAFGHSQATGYALMCQAELLTMVVGLVLCGLLLRRRRWAEAAYIALSLWALGTSYWYTSMPRATLLWWPLWTGLAAWSLRSPRVRTVYLTVAAPLTTIVAVTFLSGRWAG